The genomic DNA CCGAGCACGCAGGTCGCGCAGTACTCGGCGTACGGCTCGCTGCCGGCGGTGATCTCCGCCTGGGACGATCCGGCCGTCAAGAAGCAGCCGCTCCTCGACGCCTTCCTCACCCAGCTCAAGAACACCAAGGCCTTTCCGCAGGTGGGCAGTTGGCAGCAGGTCGCCACCCGGCTGGGCAAGGAGGTCGAGACCGTGGCCAAGGGCACGCAGACCGCGGAGAAGGCCGCCGCGAGCATCCAGGCGTACGCCAAGAGCCTCGGCACGGGCGCGGAGTGAGCCGCGGATGACCACCACGCTCGTCCCCGCAGCGCGGCGCAGGGCACGCAACTCCCGTCGCACGGCGGTCGCGTGGCTGTTCCTCGCGCCGTTCGCCGTCGTGTTCCTGCTCTACACCGCGATCCCCACGGTGGCCGCGCTCGGCTTCAGCCTGACCGATCTGCGGGGCTCGGACCTGCGCCATCCGCTCGCGGTGGACTTCACCGGCCTGGACAACTACCTGCGTCTGTTCCAGGATCCGACCTTCCTGCGGGACATCCTGAACACCGCCGTCTTCGTCGCCGTCGGTGTACCGCTGACGATGGCGATCGGCTTCGGGCTGGCCCTGGCGCTGAACTCCGGGATCCGGCGGCTGCGCGGGGTGTTCCGTACGGTCTTCTTCGCACCGGTCGTCACGAACGTCGTCGCGGTCGCCCTGATCTGGCAGTACGCCTTCAACGCGGGCGGCACCGTCAACAAGGCGCTGGCGGCGGTGGGCCTGGCCGGTCCGAACTGGCTGGACGATCCGCAGCTCGCGATGCCGGTGGTGATCCTGCTCGGCGTCTGGCGCAACTTCGGCACCGCGATGGTCCTGTTCCTGGCCGGACTCCAGGCCGTACCGGAGGACGTGTACGAGGCCGCCGCGCTCGACGGGGCGGGCAGATGGCGGCAGTTGAGGCACATCACCCTGCCGCTCCTGCTGCCCACCACCCTCATGGTGTCGGTACTGCTGACCGTCTTCTACCTCCAGGTCTTCGACGAGCCCTATCTCCTCACGGACGGCGGCCCGTTGGGGTCGACGGAGTCCGTGTCGCTGTACACCTACCACCAGTTCGGGTCCGGCCAACTGGGCATGTCCTCGGCCGCGTCCTTCGTGATGCTGCTGCTCGTGCTGCTGGTGAGTGCCGTCCAGTTCCGACTGCTGAGGCCCCGCACATGACCGCCGTAGCCGCGTCGTTGAACGACGCCGACCTGACCACCGCCACCGTCGAGGGCCGAACCGTCGTACGCACGCGGTCGGTTGGCCGCCCGCTGCTGTGCGGCGCGCTGGTGCTGTGCGCGCTGCTGACCCTGCTGCCCTTCTTCTGGGTGGTCAGCGGCTCGCTGCGCGGCCTGGACGAGATCCGCTCCGACCCGGGCGCTTGGCTGCCGCACCACGTCACGCCCGACAACTTCGTGCGGCTGTTCCGGACCGAGGGCTTCGGACGGTTCCTGACCAACAGCGTCCTGGTCGCCCTCATGGTGGTGATCGGCAACATCGTGGCGGCCTCGGCCGCCGGATACGCCCTCGCCAAGCTCGAATTCGCGGGCAGGCGGCTGGCGTTCGGCGCGGTGATGGCGGCGATGATGGTGCCGTTCACGACGGTGTTCGTCACCCAGTTCGTGATCACCGTGGACATGGGTCTCGCCGACACCCTGACCGGGATCGCGCTGCCCGGCGTGGCGCTCCCGCTGTCGGTGTTCATCATGCGGCAGTACGCGCAGTCGGTGCCCGACGAGTTGCTGGAGGCGGCGCGCATCGACGGCGCGGGCGAATTCCGGATCTTCTTCCGGATCTTCCTTCCGCTGGCCGGTCCGGCGGTCGCGACGATCACGATCATGTCGTTCCTGAACTCGTGGAACAACTTCATCTGGCCGCTCATCGTCGCCCAGAGCACCGCGAGTTACACCCTCCCGGTCGGGCTCGCCGCCACCAGCCAGGCGGCCCAGCACGTCACCGACTACGGCCTGGTCCTGGCCGGCGCGATCGTCGTGATGCTGCCGGTCCTCGTGCTCTTCCTGTTCCTCCAGCGGTACTTCGTGCAGGGCATCGCCGGATCGGGGATGCGGTGACACCTGTGACGCGGGCAGGTGTGTTCGTTCCGGTCGTGCGGGGCAAGTCCGAGGAGGCGGAGGGGTGTTGATGGCGGGGATGAACCAGAGCGCCGTGCGGCGCGTCAACACCTCGGTCGTCCTGCGCGCGCTCGCGGTGTCCGCGGGGCCCACGACCCTGACCGCGCTCGCCGAACAGGCCGGGCTGTCCCGCCGTACCATCGAGCTGATCCTGGACTCGCTCGTCGAGGCGGGCTGGGTCGCCGAGTTGGAGCGGATTCCGACCAGCGGCTCCGCCGGGCGACCGGCCCGGCGGTACGAACTGTGCGCGGAACACGCCCTGTTGGCGGCCGTCAGCATCAACACCGTGGACGCCTCGGCCGTCATCGCCGATGTGCGCGGCCGGATCGTCGGCCGGGCGCACCGCCGGCTGCGCGCCTACCAGGACCCCCGGGTCACGCTCGACGACGCGGCGGACCTGGTGCGGAAGGCGCTCGACGACGCGGGCGGCTCGGCGGACCGGCTGCGCGCCGGTGCGGTGGCGGGCGGTGGCGCCATCGACGACGAGGGGGTCGTACGACGTCTGGTGCACACCACGCGCTGGGAGGGCGTGCATCTGCCCGCGGAGCTCGGGCGGCGGATCCAGATGCCCTGGTTCGCGGACAACGACACCAACCTCGGTGCGCTCGCGGAGCGTTGGCGAGGTGTGGCCGGTGACCACGACAACGTCGTATGGGCGCACCTCGGCAACCGGACCGGCCTCGGCATCCTGATCCGGGGCGCCGTGCACCGGGGGCTGGACGGTGCCGCGGGCGAGATCGTCGAGGCCCAGTCGATCCCGACCGGCACGGTCGCGGAGCACCCGGTGGCCTGGCTGAGTTCACCGGAACCGGCCCGGCGCATGGTGGCGCTGGAGCGCTTCGACGCGGCCCGCGCCGGTGACGCGGCAGCGCTCGCCGAGGTGGACGAGTTCGTCGAGAACATCACCTCGATCCTCACCACCCTGTCGTGGACGGTCGCGCCCTCGCTCATCGTGCTCGGCGGCGGTCTGGAGGACGCGGCCGATGTGCTGCTTCCCCGGGTGCGCGAGGCGATGCGCGTCGCCCGTACCCCCGCGATCGAACTGCGCGCCACCGGCCTTGGCCGCGACGCCGCGCTCATCGGCGCCGTGAAGCTGGCGCTCGACCGCATGGACACCGAGTTGTTCGGCCCGCTCGCGCCCAGTGCCTAACTCCCCCCACGACACCCGACTTTGGAGTCTGCTTGTGACCGACACCCCCCACACCGACGTCCTCATCGTGGGCAGCGGCATCATGGGTTCCGTCGTGGCCCGGCTGCTGCGGGAGAGCGATCCGCGGCTGGGCATCACGATGGTCGACGGCGGCAGCGCGATCGGCGGGGCACCGGGGCTGCATCTGCACGACGTCGCCGACCCGGCCCTCGGGTCGCGGTACAGCGAGCGGGTCGAGTCGGGCATCCAGGGCATGTACACCGGCGCCGAGGTGGTGCGCGAGGTCGCGGACGGCCTCGCCGGCCTGGCGCCGGGCATGGTCCACGCGCTGGCCTTCGGCGAGGACAGCGAGGCGATGCCCGCGACGGCGCTCGCCTGGAACGCGGGCGGCATGGGTGTCCACTGGACCGCCGCGACCCCGTGGCCCGCAGGCTCCGAGGTCTTCGACTTCGGCGACCCGGCCCGCTGGGCGGCCGACCTGGACACCGCGCGCCGGCTGCTCGCCGTCTCCCCCTCCCCCATCGGCCCGACCGAGGTCGGCCGGACCGTCCTCGACGTCCTGCGCCGCCGCTACGACGGCACCGCACCCGCCGACCGACGCCCGCAGCCGATGCCCATGGCCGTCACGGCAACGGACTCGGGGCCCATGCCGCGCACGGCGCCCGGGACGATCTTCCCGGCGATCGCGACGGGCGGCGACCCGGCGTTCACCCTGCTCACGGGGACGCTCGCCACCCGGTTGCTCGTCTCGGGCGGCCGGGTCGGCGGCTGCCGACTGCGCCGTGTCGCCGACGGCACGGAGTCCGTACTGCACGCGGACACCGTGATCGTGTGCGCCGACGCGCTGCGCACCCCGCAACTGCTGTTCGCCTCGGGCATCCGCCCCCCGGCGCTGGGCCGCCACCTCAACGAGCACGCGTTCATCACCGCCCAGGTCCTGCTGGATCTGGACCGGTTCGGCATCGCCCTGGACGAGCTCCCGCTGCCCCGCGCCGGCGAGTTCAGCACGGACTCGCTGTGGCTGCCGCAGAACGGGCCGGCCCAGCCGTTCCACGGCCAGATCATGAACCGGACGTACGTCGACGAGAGCGGTCGCCCCCTCGCCCACGCCGTGGGCCTGTCGCTGCTGGTCCCCGTCGAGTCGCGGCCCGAACACCGCCTCGTCTTCTCGGAGTCGGCGACCGACCTCGCCGGACTGCCGCGTATCGGCGTCGAGTTCGCCTACTCCGACACCGACCGCGCGCTGATCGACCGGGGACTGGCCGAAGTCCGGTCACTGGCCGAGGAGTTCGGCCCCTTCGACCCCACGACCGAACTCGCCCTGCTGCCGCCCGGCTCGTCCCTGCACCTGACCGGCACCGTCCGGTCGGGCACCGCCGACGACGGCTCCAGCGTGTGCGACCCGGACGGCCGGGTGTGGGGCCTGGACAATCTGTATGTCGCCGGCACCGGAGTGATCCCCACGGCGATGGCCGCCAACGTGACCCTGACCGGCGCGGTGACGGCCGTACGGGCCGCCCGGGCCGTGACCACCCGTACCGCGCCGCTTGCCGCGCACTGAGAGGAAGCCCGAACGTGATCGACATCGTGAAGGAGTACCGCGTGGCGCTGCCGGCGTGGATCGACGACGAGGTGGCCGACGTGCCCGCCGTCGTCCCCGGCCGGGAGGACCGGATGCGCCTCGTGCACCGGCTCGCGGACCGCAACTGGCGGGAGGGCAACGGCGGTCCGTTCGCGGCCCTCGTCGCCGAGCGCGACACCGGCCGGA from Streptomyces sp. NBC_01478 includes the following:
- a CDS encoding carbohydrate ABC transporter permease yields the protein MTTTLVPAARRRARNSRRTAVAWLFLAPFAVVFLLYTAIPTVAALGFSLTDLRGSDLRHPLAVDFTGLDNYLRLFQDPTFLRDILNTAVFVAVGVPLTMAIGFGLALALNSGIRRLRGVFRTVFFAPVVTNVVAVALIWQYAFNAGGTVNKALAAVGLAGPNWLDDPQLAMPVVILLGVWRNFGTAMVLFLAGLQAVPEDVYEAAALDGAGRWRQLRHITLPLLLPTTLMVSVLLTVFYLQVFDEPYLLTDGGPLGSTESVSLYTYHQFGSGQLGMSSAASFVMLLLVLLVSAVQFRLLRPRT
- a CDS encoding carbohydrate ABC transporter permease codes for the protein MTAVAASLNDADLTTATVEGRTVVRTRSVGRPLLCGALVLCALLTLLPFFWVVSGSLRGLDEIRSDPGAWLPHHVTPDNFVRLFRTEGFGRFLTNSVLVALMVVIGNIVAASAAGYALAKLEFAGRRLAFGAVMAAMMVPFTTVFVTQFVITVDMGLADTLTGIALPGVALPLSVFIMRQYAQSVPDELLEAARIDGAGEFRIFFRIFLPLAGPAVATITIMSFLNSWNNFIWPLIVAQSTASYTLPVGLAATSQAAQHVTDYGLVLAGAIVVMLPVLVLFLFLQRYFVQGIAGSGMR
- a CDS encoding ROK family transcriptional regulator; its protein translation is MNQSAVRRVNTSVVLRALAVSAGPTTLTALAEQAGLSRRTIELILDSLVEAGWVAELERIPTSGSAGRPARRYELCAEHALLAAVSINTVDASAVIADVRGRIVGRAHRRLRAYQDPRVTLDDAADLVRKALDDAGGSADRLRAGAVAGGGAIDDEGVVRRLVHTTRWEGVHLPAELGRRIQMPWFADNDTNLGALAERWRGVAGDHDNVVWAHLGNRTGLGILIRGAVHRGLDGAAGEIVEAQSIPTGTVAEHPVAWLSSPEPARRMVALERFDAARAGDAAALAEVDEFVENITSILTTLSWTVAPSLIVLGGGLEDAADVLLPRVREAMRVARTPAIELRATGLGRDAALIGAVKLALDRMDTELFGPLAPSA
- a CDS encoding GMC oxidoreductase, with translation MTDTPHTDVLIVGSGIMGSVVARLLRESDPRLGITMVDGGSAIGGAPGLHLHDVADPALGSRYSERVESGIQGMYTGAEVVREVADGLAGLAPGMVHALAFGEDSEAMPATALAWNAGGMGVHWTAATPWPAGSEVFDFGDPARWAADLDTARRLLAVSPSPIGPTEVGRTVLDVLRRRYDGTAPADRRPQPMPMAVTATDSGPMPRTAPGTIFPAIATGGDPAFTLLTGTLATRLLVSGGRVGGCRLRRVADGTESVLHADTVIVCADALRTPQLLFASGIRPPALGRHLNEHAFITAQVLLDLDRFGIALDELPLPRAGEFSTDSLWLPQNGPAQPFHGQIMNRTYVDESGRPLAHAVGLSLLVPVESRPEHRLVFSESATDLAGLPRIGVEFAYSDTDRALIDRGLAEVRSLAEEFGPFDPTTELALLPPGSSLHLTGTVRSGTADDGSSVCDPDGRVWGLDNLYVAGTGVIPTAMAANVTLTGAVTAVRAARAVTTRTAPLAAH